From Streptomyces sp. HUAS MG91, the proteins below share one genomic window:
- a CDS encoding glucarate dehydratase family protein: protein MTDLTITDVRLTPILVADPPLLNTQGLHQPYTPRLIIEVVTADGITGVGETYGDAKYLELARPFAERLAGRQVSDLNGLFTIADSVSVDASRVDHQVDVGGLRGIQSADKLRLSVVSGFEVACLDALGKALGLPVHALLGGKLRDSVEYSAYLFYKNAEHPPGVPGERDDWGAALAPAGVVAQARLFHERYGFESFKLKGGCFPPDEEIAAVRALAEAFPGKPLRLDPNGAWSVETSLRVAAELKDVLEYLEDPALGTPAMAEVAARAGVPLATNMCVTTFAEIPEAFTTGAVQVVLSDHHYWGGLRNTQQLAAICRTFGVGVSMHSNTHLGISLAAMTHVAATVPNLHHACDSHYPWQSEDVLTERLTFDAGHVTVSDAPGLGVTLDPDKVARLHRRWLDPAYAHLRDRDDGAAMRVLDPAWVTPAVPRW from the coding sequence ATGACCGATCTGACGATCACCGACGTCCGCCTCACCCCGATCCTCGTCGCGGACCCGCCCCTGCTGAACACCCAGGGCCTGCACCAGCCGTACACGCCCCGGCTGATCATCGAGGTGGTCACCGCCGACGGGATCACCGGCGTCGGCGAGACCTACGGCGACGCCAAGTACCTGGAACTGGCCCGCCCCTTCGCCGAGCGCCTGGCAGGCCGCCAGGTCTCCGACCTGAACGGCCTGTTCACGATCGCCGACAGCGTCTCCGTCGACGCGTCCCGGGTCGACCACCAGGTCGACGTCGGCGGCCTGCGCGGCATCCAGAGCGCCGACAAACTCCGCCTGTCCGTCGTCTCCGGCTTCGAGGTGGCCTGCCTCGACGCGCTCGGCAAGGCGCTCGGCCTGCCCGTGCACGCGCTCCTCGGCGGCAAGCTGCGCGACAGCGTCGAGTACAGCGCCTATCTCTTCTACAAGAACGCCGAGCACCCGCCGGGCGTCCCGGGCGAGCGCGACGACTGGGGCGCCGCCCTCGCCCCGGCCGGTGTCGTCGCCCAGGCCCGCCTCTTCCACGAGCGCTACGGCTTCGAGTCGTTCAAGCTCAAGGGCGGCTGCTTCCCGCCCGACGAGGAGATCGCCGCCGTCCGCGCCCTCGCCGAGGCGTTCCCCGGCAAGCCGCTGCGCCTGGACCCCAACGGCGCCTGGTCCGTGGAGACCTCGCTCCGGGTCGCCGCCGAGCTGAAGGACGTACTCGAATACCTGGAGGACCCGGCGCTCGGCACCCCCGCCATGGCCGAGGTCGCCGCCCGCGCCGGGGTGCCGCTCGCGACCAACATGTGCGTGACGACGTTCGCCGAGATCCCGGAGGCGTTCACCACCGGGGCCGTGCAGGTCGTCCTCTCCGACCACCACTACTGGGGCGGGCTGCGCAACACCCAGCAGCTGGCCGCGATCTGCCGCACGTTCGGGGTCGGCGTCTCCATGCACTCCAATACGCACCTGGGCATCAGCCTCGCCGCGATGACGCACGTCGCGGCCACTGTCCCCAACCTCCACCACGCCTGCGACTCCCACTATCCGTGGCAGTCCGAGGACGTCCTCACCGAACGCCTCACCTTCGACGCCGGCCACGTCACCGTCTCCGACGCCCCCGGTCTGGGCGTCACCCTCGACCCGGACAAGGTCGCCCGCCTGCACCGGCGGTGGCTGGATCCGGCCTACGCGCATCTCCGCGACCGGGACGACGGTGCCGCGATGCGCGTCCTGGACCCGGCGTGGGTGACGCCCGCCGTCCCGCGCTGGTAG
- a CDS encoding PhoH family protein: protein MTQTPSSARAQFTVPAKHPMVEVLGSGDALLRVIEQAFPEADIHVRGNEISATGEPAEVALVQRLFDEMMLVLRTGAPMTEDAVERSIAMLKATQNGEGDGTETPAEVLTQNILSSRGRTIRPKTLNQKRYVDAIDKHTIVFGIGPAGTGKTYLAMAKAVQALQSKQVNRIILTRPAVEAGERLGFLPGTLYEKIDPYLRPLYDALHDMLDPDSIPRLMAAGTIEVAPLAYMRGRAQPTFTNVLTPDGWRPIGDLQVGDLVMGSDGEPTPVLGVYPQGEKDVYRVTAQDGAWTLACGEHLWTVRTRDDARRDKPWRVLETQDMIGNLRAAHYRRYELPMLTAPVEFPERAVPMDPYALGLLLGDGCLTGSTTPSFATEDGELAEALEAALPGVAVRHRTGPDYVLNRVKSPGDVVTIENPVTGMLRQLDLVGTRSHSKFVPDDYLYNTSEVRLAVLQGLLDSDGGPVTQKDRTCRVQYSTASILLRDDVIALVQSLGGVAYTRRRLAKDREQGTALAAHRYDSHVVDIRLPEGIEPFRLARKAEKYRAAGGGGRPMRFIDSIEPAGREETVCIQVAAEDSLYITQDYLLTHNTLNDAFIILDEAQNTSPEQMKMFLTRLGFESKIVITGDVTQVDLPNGTKSGLRQVQEILEGVDDVHFSRLSSQDVVRHKLVGRIVDAYEKYDTEHGTENGTHKGRPRGK, encoded by the coding sequence ATGACGCAGACACCATCCAGCGCCCGCGCGCAGTTCACCGTCCCGGCCAAGCACCCCATGGTCGAGGTCCTGGGATCCGGCGACGCACTGCTGCGAGTGATCGAGCAGGCCTTCCCGGAGGCCGACATCCACGTCCGGGGCAACGAGATCAGTGCGACCGGAGAGCCCGCCGAAGTGGCCCTCGTCCAGCGCCTGTTCGACGAGATGATGCTGGTCCTGAGGACGGGAGCACCGATGACCGAGGACGCCGTGGAGCGCTCCATCGCCATGCTGAAGGCGACGCAGAACGGGGAGGGCGACGGGACGGAGACCCCCGCCGAGGTCCTCACCCAGAACATCCTCTCCTCGCGCGGCCGCACGATCCGCCCCAAGACGCTGAACCAGAAGCGGTACGTCGACGCGATCGACAAGCACACGATCGTCTTCGGCATCGGCCCCGCGGGCACCGGCAAGACCTACCTGGCGATGGCCAAGGCGGTCCAGGCCCTCCAGTCCAAGCAGGTCAACCGCATCATCCTGACCCGCCCCGCGGTCGAGGCCGGCGAGCGCCTGGGCTTCCTGCCCGGCACCCTCTACGAGAAGATCGACCCGTACCTGCGCCCGCTGTACGACGCCCTGCACGACATGCTCGACCCCGACTCGATCCCGCGCCTGATGGCGGCGGGCACGATCGAGGTGGCGCCGCTGGCGTACATGCGAGGCCGGGCGCAGCCGACCTTCACCAACGTCCTCACGCCGGACGGCTGGCGGCCCATCGGCGACCTTCAGGTCGGCGACCTGGTCATGGGCTCCGACGGCGAACCGACCCCGGTCCTCGGCGTCTATCCGCAGGGCGAGAAGGACGTCTACCGCGTCACCGCCCAGGACGGTGCCTGGACACTGGCTTGCGGTGAGCACCTGTGGACGGTCAGGACGCGGGACGACGCGCGCCGCGACAAGCCGTGGCGGGTCCTGGAGACCCAGGACATGATCGGAAACCTGCGGGCCGCGCACTACCGCAGGTACGAGCTGCCGATGCTGACGGCGCCGGTCGAGTTCCCTGAGCGTGCCGTCCCGATGGACCCCTACGCGCTGGGCCTGCTGCTCGGGGACGGTTGTCTGACGGGTTCCACCACGCCGTCCTTCGCGACGGAGGACGGCGAGTTGGCGGAGGCGCTGGAAGCCGCTCTGCCCGGGGTCGCGGTGCGCCACAGGACCGGTCCGGACTACGTGCTCAACCGCGTCAAGTCGCCCGGCGACGTCGTCACCATCGAGAACCCCGTGACGGGCATGCTGCGTCAGCTCGACCTGGTCGGCACCCGCTCGCACTCGAAGTTCGTCCCGGACGACTACCTGTACAACACGTCCGAGGTGCGGCTCGCGGTCCTGCAGGGGCTGCTCGACTCGGACGGCGGCCCGGTCACGCAGAAGGACCGCACCTGCCGGGTCCAGTACTCCACGGCGTCCATCCTCCTGCGCGACGACGTCATCGCCCTGGTCCAGTCGCTGGGCGGGGTCGCCTACACGCGCCGACGGCTGGCGAAGGACCGTGAGCAGGGCACCGCCCTGGCGGCCCACCGCTACGACAGCCACGTCGTCGACATCCGCCTTCCCGAAGGCATCGAGCCTTTCCGTCTCGCCCGCAAGGCCGAGAAGTACCGCGCGGCCGGAGGCGGTGGCCGCCCGATGCGGTTCATCGACTCGATTGAGCCCGCGGGTCGCGAGGAGACGGTCTGCATCCAGGTGGCGGCGGAGGACTCCCTCTACATCACGCAGGACTACCTGCTGACGCACAACACCCTGAACGATGCCTTCATCATCCTCGACGAGGCCCAGAACACGAGCCCCGAGCAGATGAAGATGTTCCTGACCCGGCTCGGGTTCGAGTCGAAGATCGTGATCACCGGTGACGTGACGCAGGTCGACCTGCCCAACGGCACGAAGTCGGGGCTGCGGCAGGTCCAGGAGATCCTGGAGGGCGTCGACGACGTGCACTTCTCCCGCCTGTCGTCCCAGGATGTCGTGAGGCACAAGCTGGTCGGCCGTATCGTCGACGCGTACGAGAAGTACGACACCGAGCACGGCACGGAGAACGGCACCCACAAGGGCCGCCCCAGAGGGAAGTAG
- a CDS encoding 5-dehydro-4-deoxyglucarate dehydratase, translating to MRDRLRAGMEHGVLSFPLTSFRPDGSLDLDAFREYVAAQVATGPGAVFPACGTGEFFSLDEDEYRQVVTATVEESAGRLPVVAGIGYGWAQAARFARIAEEAGADALLVLPHYLVSGPQSGLVAQVEQIAARTRLPLIVYQRDQVAFTAESLKEIAALPTVVGLKDGHSDLDRLQRLTLAAPDGFLFFNGAATAEIQARAYAAVGVPAYSSAVHAFAPEIAAAFFTALRDADHPRVDRLLRDFYLPFVEIRDRVPGYGVSLVKAAARLRGRPVGPVRAPLADPGPADLADLERVLAAGLDLVPPTPTGAAR from the coding sequence ATGCGGGACAGGCTGCGGGCGGGGATGGAGCACGGCGTGCTCTCCTTCCCGCTGACCAGCTTCCGGCCCGACGGCTCGCTCGACCTCGACGCCTTCCGGGAGTACGTCGCCGCCCAGGTGGCCACCGGGCCCGGCGCGGTCTTCCCGGCCTGCGGCACCGGCGAGTTCTTCTCCCTCGACGAGGACGAGTACCGGCAGGTCGTCACGGCCACCGTCGAGGAGAGCGCGGGCCGGCTGCCCGTCGTCGCCGGGATCGGCTACGGCTGGGCGCAGGCCGCCCGCTTCGCGCGCATCGCCGAGGAGGCGGGCGCCGACGCCCTCCTCGTCCTCCCGCACTACCTGGTCAGCGGGCCGCAGAGCGGGCTCGTCGCGCAGGTGGAGCAGATCGCGGCCCGCACCCGCCTGCCGCTGATCGTCTACCAGCGCGACCAGGTCGCCTTCACCGCCGAGTCGCTGAAGGAGATCGCCGCCCTGCCGACCGTCGTCGGCCTCAAGGACGGCCACAGCGACCTCGACCGGCTCCAGCGCCTCACCCTCGCCGCACCCGACGGCTTCCTGTTCTTCAACGGCGCCGCCACCGCCGAGATCCAGGCACGGGCGTACGCGGCCGTGGGCGTCCCCGCCTACTCCTCGGCCGTGCACGCCTTCGCCCCGGAGATCGCCGCCGCCTTCTTCACCGCCCTGCGCGACGCCGACCACCCGCGCGTCGACCGGCTGCTGCGCGACTTCTACCTCCCCTTCGTCGAGATCCGCGACCGCGTCCCCGGCTACGGCGTCTCGCTCGTCAAGGCCGCCGCCCGGCTGCGCGGCCGCCCCGTCGGCCCGGTCCGCGCCCCGCTCGCCGACCCCGGCCCGGCCGACCTCGCCGACCTGGAGCGGGTGCTCGCCGCCGGCCTCGACCTCGTACCGCCCACCCCGACCGGAGCCGCCCGATGA
- the ybeY gene encoding rRNA maturation RNase YbeY gives MSIDVNNESGTEVDEQAILDIARYALARMRIHPLSELSVIVVDDDAMEQLHVQWMDLPGPTDVMSFPMDELRPPMKDDEEPPQGLLGDIVLCPEVAKKQGAEAPTEHSMDEELQLLTVHGVLHLLGYDHEEPDEKAEMFGLQAAIVDGWRAEKGIEGPSPAPTVS, from the coding sequence ATGTCGATCGACGTCAACAACGAGTCCGGAACCGAGGTCGACGAGCAGGCGATCCTCGACATCGCCCGCTACGCCCTCGCGCGGATGCGCATCCACCCGCTCTCCGAGCTCTCGGTGATCGTCGTGGACGACGACGCCATGGAGCAGCTGCACGTGCAGTGGATGGACCTGCCGGGGCCGACGGATGTCATGTCCTTCCCGATGGACGAGCTGCGTCCGCCGATGAAGGACGACGAGGAGCCCCCGCAGGGGCTCCTCGGTGACATCGTGCTCTGCCCCGAGGTCGCCAAGAAGCAGGGCGCCGAGGCGCCGACGGAGCACTCCATGGACGAGGAGCTCCAGCTGCTCACCGTGCACGGCGTGCTGCACCTGCTCGGTTACGACCACGAGGAGCCCGACGAGAAGGCCGAGATGTTCGGGCTCCAGGCGGCCATCGTGGACGGCTGGCGCGCGGAGAAGGGGATCGAGGGTCCGTCGCCGGCCCCGACCGTGTCATGA
- a CDS encoding MFS transporter: MSSRTPRPALIALFTAGYLAAYLLPTVVGRLADSLRLNPTQAGLIGSALLLSSATAGLTLATRVERIGARRAARSGLLLAAVGYGTAALASTVPLVVAGAMLGGFGSGTATAVAATGIAAQKDPHRASTLGLLSVSALAGALYLTIPRVSTGHGLPFAALALTALCVWPATHFLSGPAGPDNSAAPAPKSPLPYARSGMVLAAVIVCWSMAQNSLWGVSSRIGTQQAGLSEVAVGSVFALGLGAGLLGVLGAGALGARLGRAVPIGVGTAAIACCIAVSARADGLGSFAFGEIAWNTLYPVVLSYLLGLAASLDPRGRWAVLVGSASSLGTACGPLVGSSLSQSAGFPTMGAVLATLLLLLAVPLTAVALHTGGRPLFAGAARRRSGAPVGAIVPPSGLLEQPVVEISVFEVPAAVCEAGPEPVQGEFTTAGPRQSGQSVAASNA; the protein is encoded by the coding sequence GTGTCCTCGCGCACTCCCCGGCCCGCGCTCATAGCCCTCTTCACGGCCGGGTACCTCGCCGCCTATCTCCTGCCCACGGTTGTCGGCCGTCTCGCCGACAGCCTGCGCCTGAACCCCACCCAGGCCGGTCTCATCGGCAGCGCCCTGCTGCTGAGCTCGGCCACCGCCGGCCTCACCCTCGCGACCCGCGTCGAGCGGATCGGAGCGCGCCGCGCCGCCCGCTCCGGGCTCCTCCTCGCGGCCGTCGGCTACGGCACCGCGGCCCTCGCCTCCACCGTCCCGCTGGTCGTCGCGGGTGCGATGCTCGGCGGCTTCGGCTCGGGCACCGCGACCGCCGTCGCCGCCACCGGGATCGCCGCCCAGAAGGATCCGCACCGCGCCTCGACGCTCGGCCTGCTGTCCGTCTCGGCGCTCGCCGGAGCCCTCTATCTCACGATCCCCCGGGTCAGCACCGGGCACGGGCTGCCGTTCGCGGCGCTGGCCCTGACCGCGCTGTGCGTGTGGCCCGCGACCCACTTCCTGTCCGGCCCGGCGGGCCCGGACAACAGCGCGGCCCCCGCGCCCAAGTCACCCCTGCCGTACGCCCGTTCCGGGATGGTGCTCGCCGCGGTGATCGTCTGCTGGTCGATGGCGCAGAACTCCCTGTGGGGCGTGAGCAGCCGCATCGGCACCCAGCAGGCGGGCCTGTCCGAGGTCGCCGTCGGCTCGGTCTTCGCGCTCGGGCTCGGCGCCGGTCTGCTCGGGGTGCTGGGCGCGGGCGCGCTCGGCGCCCGGCTCGGCCGCGCGGTCCCGATCGGCGTGGGCACGGCGGCCATCGCCTGCTGCATCGCGGTCAGCGCCCGCGCCGACGGCCTCGGCTCCTTCGCGTTCGGCGAGATCGCCTGGAACACCCTGTACCCGGTGGTGCTCTCCTACCTGCTCGGCCTCGCCGCGTCCCTGGACCCGCGCGGACGGTGGGCGGTCCTGGTCGGCTCGGCGTCCTCGCTCGGCACGGCCTGCGGCCCGCTCGTGGGCAGTTCGCTGTCGCAGTCGGCGGGCTTCCCCACGATGGGCGCGGTCCTCGCCACGCTGCTGCTCCTGCTCGCGGTGCCGCTGACCGCGGTGGCCCTGCACACCGGTGGACGGCCGCTGTTCGCGGGCGCGGCACGGCGGCGCAGCGGCGCCCCGGTGGGCGCGATCGTCCCGCCGTCCGGCCTGCTGGAGCAGCCCGTGGTCGAGATCTCCGTGTTCGAGGTGCCCGCGGCCGTGTGCGAGGCCGGACCGGAGCCGGTCCAGGGCGAGTTCACGACGGCGGGCCCCCGGCAGTCGGGTCAGTCCGTGGCGGCGTCGAACGCGTAG
- a CDS encoding IclR family transcriptional regulator: MSEMPGVREVKSAARTVELLDVLAARGDRPARLQELADELGVPRSSMYALLRTLIARGWVRTDVTGSLYGIGIHALLTGTSYLDTDPYVRVARPFLDEASDALGETIHLGRLDGFDVAYLATRESHEYLRTISRVGRRLPAHVGALGKALLAERGDDALPPGPYPRATEHTRTTREALAADLAATRERGHSVDREEAVAGIAGFGFALRYAAPAHDAISCSVPVVRLTPEHEERIVAVMREVRSKIEAAAHRGAPGAPDWR, encoded by the coding sequence ATGTCTGAGATGCCGGGTGTCCGCGAGGTGAAGTCCGCGGCGCGCACCGTCGAGCTGCTGGACGTGCTCGCCGCCCGCGGCGACCGCCCGGCCCGGCTCCAGGAGCTGGCCGACGAACTGGGTGTGCCGCGCAGCTCCATGTACGCGCTGCTGCGCACGCTGATCGCGCGTGGCTGGGTCCGCACGGACGTCACCGGCTCGCTGTACGGCATCGGCATCCACGCCCTGCTGACCGGCACCAGCTATCTGGACACGGATCCGTACGTGCGTGTCGCGCGGCCCTTCCTCGACGAGGCGTCCGACGCGCTCGGCGAGACCATCCACCTGGGGCGGCTCGACGGCTTCGACGTCGCCTATCTCGCGACCCGCGAGTCGCACGAGTACCTGCGCACGATCAGCCGGGTCGGCCGCCGGCTGCCCGCGCACGTCGGGGCGCTCGGCAAGGCGCTGCTCGCGGAGCGCGGCGACGACGCGCTCCCGCCGGGCCCGTACCCCCGCGCCACCGAGCACACCCGCACCACGCGCGAGGCGCTCGCCGCCGACCTCGCGGCGACCCGGGAGCGCGGTCACTCGGTCGACCGCGAGGAGGCCGTCGCGGGCATCGCCGGCTTCGGCTTCGCCCTGCGCTACGCGGCTCCCGCGCACGACGCGATCAGCTGCTCGGTGCCCGTCGTGCGGCTGACGCCGGAGCACGAGGAGCGCATCGTGGCGGTGATGCGGGAGGTCCGCTCGAAGATCGAGGCGGCGGCCCACCGAGGGGCGCCGGGCGCCCCCGACTGGCGCTGA
- a CDS encoding PfkB family carbohydrate kinase translates to MPLAERPRTDPLAPLRTPADPPCDVYLTGTVFLDIIFTGLDSAPVRGTESWARGMGSSPGGVANMATALARLGLRTSLAAAFGDDHYGEYCWDTLEQGEGIDLAHSRTVPGWHSPVTVSMAYEGERTMVSHGHEPPPQEPAPRCPPRSRAAVASLAPGVDEPWVGEAARNGTRIFADVGWDETGRWDLAALPDLGQCEAFLPNAEEAMRYTRTSCPRAAAHALAEHVPLAVVTLGAEGAYAVDGRTGETASVPAIEVEALDPTGAGDVFVAGFVTGTLAGWPLADRLAFAGLTAALSVQEFGGSLSAPGWSEIAAWWKQVRSYVDQDRAALSRYSFLHPLLPETSRPWPLRRAVPTIGFGRSA, encoded by the coding sequence GTGCCGCTCGCAGAGAGGCCCCGAACCGACCCGCTCGCCCCCCTGCGCACCCCCGCCGATCCACCCTGCGACGTCTACCTGACCGGCACCGTCTTCCTCGACATCATCTTCACCGGCCTCGACTCGGCCCCCGTCCGCGGCACCGAGTCCTGGGCCCGCGGCATGGGTTCGAGCCCCGGCGGCGTCGCCAACATGGCCACCGCCCTGGCCCGCCTCGGCCTGCGCACCTCACTGGCCGCGGCCTTCGGCGACGACCACTACGGCGAGTACTGCTGGGACACCCTCGAACAGGGCGAGGGCATCGACCTCGCCCACTCGCGCACCGTCCCCGGCTGGCACTCACCGGTCACCGTCTCCATGGCGTACGAGGGCGAACGCACCATGGTGAGCCACGGCCACGAACCGCCGCCCCAGGAGCCCGCCCCGCGCTGCCCGCCGCGCTCCCGGGCCGCCGTGGCCTCCCTGGCGCCGGGCGTCGACGAACCCTGGGTCGGCGAGGCCGCCCGCAACGGCACCCGGATCTTCGCCGACGTCGGCTGGGACGAGACCGGCCGCTGGGACCTGGCGGCACTGCCCGACCTCGGCCAGTGCGAGGCGTTCCTGCCCAACGCCGAGGAGGCGATGCGCTACACCCGCACCTCCTGCCCCCGCGCCGCCGCCCACGCCCTCGCCGAACACGTCCCGCTCGCCGTCGTCACCCTCGGCGCCGAGGGCGCGTACGCCGTCGACGGCCGCACCGGCGAGACCGCCTCCGTCCCCGCGATCGAGGTCGAGGCGCTCGACCCGACCGGCGCCGGGGACGTCTTCGTCGCCGGATTCGTCACCGGCACCCTCGCCGGCTGGCCCCTCGCCGACCGCCTCGCCTTCGCCGGACTCACCGCGGCCCTCTCGGTCCAGGAGTTCGGCGGCTCCCTTTCGGCACCCGGCTGGTCCGAGATCGCCGCCTGGTGGAAGCAGGTCCGGTCGTACGTGGACCAGGACCGGGCGGCGCTGAGCCGCTACTCCTTCCTGCACCCGCTGCTGCCCGAGACGTCCCGGCCGTGGCCGCTGCGGCGCGCGGTGCCGACGATCGGATTCGGCCGGTCCGCGTAA
- a CDS encoding ribonuclease Z: protein MSVREFVVLGTASQVPTRHRNHNGYLLRWDGEGILFDPGEGTQRQMLRAGVAAHDLHRICVTHFHGDHSLGLAGVIQRINLDRVPHPVTAHYPASGQRFFDRLRYSTAYRETVGITEEPVSGEAAVLAETPGYRLEARRLSHPVESYGYLLVEPDRLRMLPERLAAHGITGPDVGRIQKAGELRGVTLADVSETRRGQRVAFVMDTRLCEGVTALAEGCDLLVIESTFLDEDAQLAADHGHLTAGQAAAVARDAGVRHLVLTHFSQRYTDPEEFARQARAAGFEGELTVARDLDRVTVPKRR, encoded by the coding sequence ATGTCCGTACGGGAATTCGTCGTCCTCGGCACCGCCAGCCAGGTGCCCACGCGGCACCGCAACCACAACGGCTATCTGCTGCGCTGGGACGGCGAGGGCATCCTCTTCGACCCGGGCGAGGGAACGCAGCGGCAGATGCTGCGGGCCGGCGTCGCCGCGCACGACCTGCACCGGATCTGCGTCACGCACTTCCACGGCGACCACAGCCTCGGCCTCGCGGGTGTCATCCAGCGGATCAACCTCGACCGCGTCCCGCACCCGGTCACCGCCCACTACCCGGCCTCCGGGCAGCGGTTCTTCGACCGGCTGCGGTACTCGACCGCGTACCGCGAGACCGTCGGGATCACCGAGGAACCGGTGAGCGGCGAGGCCGCGGTGCTCGCCGAGACGCCCGGCTACCGCCTGGAGGCGCGCCGCCTGTCCCACCCCGTCGAGTCGTACGGATACCTCCTGGTCGAGCCCGACCGGCTGCGGATGCTGCCCGAGCGGCTCGCCGCGCACGGCATCACCGGGCCGGACGTCGGCCGGATCCAGAAGGCGGGCGAACTGCGCGGCGTCACGCTCGCCGACGTCAGCGAGACGCGGCGCGGGCAGCGCGTCGCGTTCGTGATGGACACCCGGCTGTGCGAGGGGGTCACCGCGCTCGCCGAGGGCTGCGACCTGCTCGTCATCGAGTCGACGTTCCTGGACGAGGACGCGCAACTCGCCGCCGACCACGGGCACCTCACCGCCGGGCAGGCCGCAGCCGTCGCCCGGGACGCCGGTGTGCGGCACCTCGTGCTCACCCACTTCAGCCAGCGCTACACCGATCCCGAGGAGTTCGCCCGGCAGGCGCGGGCCGCCGGGTTCGAGGGGGAGCTGACGGTCGCCCGAGACCTGGACCGCGTCACCGTCCCCAAACGCCGCTGA
- a CDS encoding adenosine deaminase: MSHAPLAPLGSHALIPKAELHLHIEGTLEPELAFELAARNGITLPYADTEALRTAYLFADLQSFLDLYYALMAVLITEDDFEALADAYLARAAAQGVRHAEIFFDPQAHTARGVALGTVVEGLSRALARSQERHGVTTKLIMCFLRDQSAESAMETLEAAKPYLDRIVGVGLDSAEVGNPASKFREVYEAAGELGLRKVAHAGEEGDPGYVWEALDVLGVERVDHGLRSLEDPELVARLVRDRIPLTLCPMSNVRLRTIDVLEDHPLVAMMDAGLVCTVNSDDPAYFGGYAGDNFHAVGEALALDHERLRELARNSFVASFLDGSAEEEELRARYLAEVEAYAFDAATD, from the coding sequence ATGTCCCACGCACCACTCGCGCCCCTCGGGTCGCACGCCCTGATCCCCAAGGCCGAGCTCCACCTGCACATCGAAGGCACCCTCGAACCCGAGCTGGCCTTCGAGCTCGCCGCCCGCAACGGCATCACCCTGCCGTACGCCGACACCGAGGCGCTGCGCACGGCGTACCTCTTCGCCGACCTCCAGTCCTTCCTCGACCTGTACTACGCGCTGATGGCCGTCCTCATCACCGAGGACGACTTCGAGGCGCTGGCCGACGCCTATCTCGCCCGCGCCGCCGCGCAGGGCGTGCGGCACGCGGAGATCTTCTTCGACCCGCAGGCCCACACGGCCCGCGGCGTGGCGCTGGGGACCGTCGTGGAGGGCCTGTCGCGGGCGCTCGCGCGCAGCCAGGAGCGGCACGGGGTCACCACCAAGCTGATCATGTGCTTCCTGCGCGACCAGTCCGCCGAGTCGGCGATGGAGACGCTGGAGGCCGCGAAGCCGTACCTCGACCGGATCGTCGGCGTCGGGCTCGACTCCGCCGAGGTCGGCAACCCCGCGTCGAAGTTCCGCGAGGTGTACGAGGCCGCGGGCGAGCTGGGCCTGCGCAAGGTCGCGCACGCGGGCGAGGAGGGCGACCCGGGCTACGTGTGGGAGGCCCTGGACGTGCTCGGCGTCGAGCGCGTCGACCACGGCCTGCGCTCCCTGGAGGACCCCGAGCTCGTCGCCCGCCTGGTGCGCGACCGGATCCCGCTGACCCTGTGCCCGATGTCGAACGTGCGGCTGCGCACCATCGACGTCCTGGAGGACCACCCGCTCGTCGCCATGATGGACGCCGGGCTGGTGTGCACGGTGAACTCCGACGACCCGGCCTACTTCGGCGGGTACGCGGGCGACAACTTCCACGCGGTCGGCGAGGCGCTCGCCCTGGACCACGAACGGCTGCGGGAGCTGGCCCGCAACTCGTTCGTGGCGTCCTTCCTGGACGGCAGCGCCGAGGAGGAGGAGCTGCGGGCGCGCTACCTCGCCGAGGTCGAGGCCTACGCGTTCGACGCCGCCACGGACTGA
- a CDS encoding GNAT family N-acetyltransferase, whose amino-acid sequence MDHDVQLFTVAHLRRRPAPVETGGFVLGLDPDTTSPFINYATPLPGAAPTAADVAALVDAFRERGLTPRLEFAPDAAPRAAAALAAAGFTTEAEHTYLVCTPDTLAVPEAGPSVDAPTADADYFDLDAALAEAFGGEFPPSEEGAARLRRTADTGGAVRLVRAADGTVAGGALCSAPAAGTAELAGVGTRPAHRGRGIAAAVTAELARTMLHERGTGSVWLEYGGQDSRRVYERVGFQPRGTRLYTRLEA is encoded by the coding sequence ATGGACCACGACGTCCAGCTCTTCACCGTCGCCCACCTGCGCCGCCGCCCGGCGCCCGTGGAGACCGGCGGTTTCGTCCTCGGCCTCGACCCGGACACCACCAGCCCGTTCATCAACTACGCCACCCCGCTGCCCGGCGCCGCACCCACCGCGGCCGACGTGGCGGCCCTCGTCGACGCGTTCCGCGAGCGGGGCCTGACGCCCCGCCTGGAGTTCGCGCCGGACGCCGCGCCGCGGGCGGCCGCCGCGCTCGCCGCCGCGGGCTTCACCACCGAGGCCGAGCACACCTACCTGGTGTGCACCCCCGACACGCTCGCCGTGCCGGAGGCGGGCCCGTCCGTCGACGCCCCGACGGCCGACGCCGACTACTTCGACCTCGACGCGGCCCTCGCCGAGGCGTTCGGCGGGGAGTTCCCGCCGTCCGAGGAGGGCGCGGCCCGGCTGCGCCGCACCGCCGACACCGGCGGCGCCGTCCGCCTCGTCCGGGCCGCGGACGGCACCGTCGCCGGGGGAGCCCTGTGCAGCGCGCCCGCCGCGGGCACCGCCGAACTGGCCGGCGTCGGCACCCGCCCCGCCCACCGCGGCCGGGGCATCGCCGCCGCCGTCACCGCGGAACTGGCCCGCACGATGCTGCACGAACGCGGCACCGGCTCGGTGTGGCTCGAGTACGGCGGCCAGGACTCCCGCCGCGTCTACGAACGCGTCGGCTTCCAGCCGCGCGGCACCCGCCTGTACACCCGGCTCGAAGCCTGA